A single genomic interval of Scyliorhinus canicula chromosome 15, sScyCan1.1, whole genome shotgun sequence harbors:
- the LOC119978276 gene encoding alpha-1,3-mannosyl-glycoprotein 4-beta-N-acetylglucosaminyltransferase C-like, whose protein sequence is MRCYWKRSVTTVGSFLFLCLFMYLCTKDEEGSVLDQEERRLAKEIAVQQLYSKRNVQNFRELINFSAPINVTYQFLAGYPLLKKKYLTVGLSSVKRKRGNYLLETLKSIFEQSTNEELTEMVVVVHLADFDMAWNAQVVQDISRKFAHHIISDHLVIIHAPKLYYPPLYGLKRNYNDPADRVTFRSKQNVDYAFLLNFCANLSDYYLMLEDDVQCARSFLPAIKKFLASKEGSYWVTLEFSKLGYIGKLYHSTDLPRLAHFLLMFYQEMPCDWLLTHFRGLLTQKDVIRFKPSLFQHIGYYSSFRGTENRLKDDDFEEDFFDIPDNPPATIYTSLKVFENYDPSKAYSNGDEYFWGKSPTAGDHFTIVFVKPMNVTRIHVVTGSEDRHNDILHSGILEIGKHPKVTQKGKDCTDYAKLNEFQKGLCDKKDISSIINFSVDCVRIYITNSQKDWLIIRSISIWTKHNNLL, encoded by the exons ATGAGATGCTACTGGAAACGATCAGTGACTACAGTTGGTTCCTTCTTGTTTCTTTGTCTTTTCATGTACCTCTGTACGAAGGATGAAGAAGGGAGTGTATTG GATCAAGAAGAAAGAAGACTGGCCAAAGAAATAGCCGTACAACAGTTGtactctaaaaggaatgtgcaGAACTTCAGGGAGCTAATCAACTTTTCTGCACCTATTAATGTCACCTATCAATTCTTAGCAGGTTATCCTTTATTGAAAAAGA AATACCTTACAGTAGGACTGTCCTCCGTGAAACGAAAACGTGGGAATTACTTGCTTGAAACACTTAAATCGATATTTGAACAATCCACAAATGAAGAACTGactgagatggtggtggtcgtaCACTTGGCTGACTTTGACATGGCGTGGAATGCACAAGTGGTTCAGGATATTTCCAGAAAATTTGCTCATCATATCATCTCAGACCACCTGGTTATTATTCATGCTCCCAAATTGTACTATCCACCTCTATACGGCCTGAAACGAAATTATAATGACCCAGCTGATCGTGTGACTTTCAGGTCAAAACAGAATGTTGACTATGCTTTCCTGCTCAATTTCTGTGCAAATTTATCAGATTATTACCTAATGCTGGAGGATGATGTTCAATGTGCCCGTTCTTTCTTACCTGCAATTAAGAAATTCCTTGCTTCCAAAGAAGGCTCCTATTGGGTGACTTTGGAGTTTTCCAAGTTAGGATATATTGGAAAACTTTACCATTCGACTGACCTTCCGAGGTTGGCCCACTTTCTGCTGATGTTTTACCAAGAGATGCCGTGTGACTGGTTGCTAACTCATTTCCGAGGCCTTCTCACGCAAAAAGATGTCATCCGCTTTAAGCCTTCCCTATTTCAACACATTGGCTATTATTCCTCTTTCAGAGGAACAGAAAATAGGTTAAAAGATGATGACTTTGAAGAGGATTTCTTTGATATTCCTGACAACCCGCCAGCGACGATCTACACAAGTCTCAAAGTATTTGAGAACTACGACCCCAGCAAAGCCTACAGCAATGGCGATGAGTACTTTTGGGGAAAATCGCCCACCGCTGGAGACCACTTCACTATTGTATTCGTAAAGCCAATGAACGTTACCAGAATCCACGTAGTCACTGGTTCAGAGGACAGGCATAATGATATTCTTCACTCTGGGATCCTTGAAATTGGAAAGCATCCAAAAGTGACCCAGAAGGGTAAAGATTGCACGGACTATGCTAAACTAAATGAGTTCCAAAAGGGACTGTGCGATAAAAAAGATATCAGTTCCATTATTAATTTCAGTGTAGACTGTGTACGAATATACATAACAAACAGTCAAAAAGACTGGCTAATTATTAGAAGCATCAGTATTTGGACAAAGCATAACAATCTACTATGA